The proteins below come from a single Cytobacillus luteolus genomic window:
- the dnaE gene encoding DNA polymerase III subunit alpha: MSFVHLQVRSAYSLLNSPSKIEDLVSKAKALGYKAIALTDENVMYGAVPFFKECKKQNIKPIIGLTVSIIGDQLDSEETNTSAFPLVLLAINSAGYQNLLKISSIVQSKSKAGMPKKWLPYYSKGLLAISPGLVGEIEQSILKDNVDVAKRVINTYKNIFGLENFYLSIQDHGLNEQQMLNKSLMELSKELMVKPVATNDVYYLNKEDSFAHECLIAIKNGNKLSDDDRIKLPSDQYYMKPISNMVELFRNFPEILEETLNISNRCNVEIELGKTALPKYPTPMNECSNDYLEKVCTEGLRVRFGEEIKTNYLERLTYELDVIKSMKFSDYFLIVWDFMKFAHSNGILTGPGRGSAAGSLVAYVLNITDVDPIKYQLLFERFLNPERISMPDIDIDFPDNRRDEVIAYVAQKYGQLHVAQIITFGTLAARAVLRDVGRVMGIPPKEADYISKQIPSSLGITLKQAIKESNSLREYISSSELGKRLYETAIKLEGLPRHTSTHAAGVVISEEPLTNLVPVQEGHNETYLTQYSMDILEELGLLKMDFLGLRNLTILDNILSYIRKETGKRIQLNNIPFNDAKTYELLSSGDTTGIFQLESGGMRKVLENLEPTNIEDIVAVNALYRPGPMENIPTYIERKHGREQIVYPHEDLKEILKTTFGVIVYQEQIMQIAATMAGFSLGEADLLRRAVSKKKKEVLDEEREHFVKGCLNKGYTLETSHSTYDLIVRFANYGFNRSHAVAYSIISYQLAYLKANYPLYFTAALLTSVIGNEDKIFQYSREAKQKGIKLLPPSINSSSFPFTVEKGYIRFSLAAIKGVGVAALREILQVRKQKRYSDLFDFCMRTSTKNVNRKTLEMLISSGTFDEFGEDRATLLASLDLAIEHAELVRPSEDGQFDLFMNDEFNLKPKYIKVDPFSPETKLKFEKEALGFYLSSHPTTPYEPLFKKMLAKPIVELAPSKFDTSVKLGVYITNERTIRTKKGEVMAFLTLSDESGEIEAVTFPTIYRKFSTKLQKGTVVLVEGKIELRDQRQQLIVKNVVSIEELKSMKEESSSLYLKIEPIHKEGSTIQNIHAILKKYHGSTPVIIYYVDEKKTYKLQKDSWINSSEECLNRLKELVGEKNVVLKKH, encoded by the coding sequence GTGTCCTTTGTACATCTTCAAGTTAGAAGTGCGTATAGTTTGTTAAATAGTCCGTCCAAAATAGAAGACCTTGTAAGTAAAGCAAAGGCACTTGGTTATAAGGCAATCGCGTTAACGGATGAAAATGTGATGTACGGAGCAGTCCCTTTTTTTAAGGAGTGTAAAAAACAAAACATCAAACCAATTATCGGGTTAACAGTATCCATTATTGGTGATCAATTGGATAGTGAAGAAACCAACACGTCAGCTTTTCCTCTGGTATTGCTTGCTATTAATAGTGCAGGGTACCAAAACCTCTTGAAAATTAGTAGTATAGTTCAATCAAAATCAAAAGCAGGTATGCCTAAGAAGTGGTTACCCTATTATAGTAAAGGCTTATTAGCCATTTCACCTGGACTAGTAGGTGAAATTGAACAATCCATCTTAAAGGATAATGTTGATGTAGCGAAAAGAGTGATAAATACATATAAGAATATCTTTGGTTTAGAAAATTTCTATTTATCAATTCAGGACCATGGTTTAAACGAACAGCAAATGTTAAATAAAAGTCTAATGGAACTCTCTAAGGAGTTAATGGTAAAGCCTGTAGCAACAAATGATGTCTATTATTTAAATAAAGAAGACTCTTTTGCACATGAGTGTCTCATAGCAATTAAGAATGGTAATAAACTATCAGATGATGATCGAATCAAACTACCTAGTGACCAATATTACATGAAACCTATATCAAATATGGTAGAGTTATTTCGGAATTTCCCAGAAATACTCGAAGAAACATTGAATATTTCTAACAGATGTAATGTAGAGATAGAGTTAGGGAAAACAGCATTACCAAAATATCCTACTCCTATGAATGAATGCTCGAATGATTACCTAGAAAAGGTTTGTACAGAGGGGCTAAGGGTAAGGTTCGGAGAAGAAATTAAAACGAATTATCTTGAGAGACTTACATATGAACTAGATGTTATTAAATCTATGAAGTTTAGTGATTACTTTTTAATTGTATGGGATTTTATGAAGTTTGCACATTCAAATGGGATATTAACTGGACCTGGTAGAGGTTCTGCAGCAGGGTCACTAGTTGCGTATGTTCTTAATATTACAGATGTCGATCCTATAAAGTATCAGTTACTATTTGAACGGTTTTTAAACCCAGAGAGAATCTCCATGCCTGATATTGATATTGATTTTCCAGACAATCGACGAGATGAAGTAATAGCCTACGTTGCTCAAAAATACGGTCAACTACACGTTGCTCAAATTATTACCTTTGGAACTTTAGCAGCTCGGGCGGTACTTAGAGATGTTGGACGGGTTATGGGGATTCCACCGAAGGAAGCAGATTATATATCAAAACAAATTCCATCAAGTTTAGGTATAACACTTAAACAGGCGATTAAAGAATCAAACTCTTTACGCGAGTATATAAGTAGCTCTGAACTTGGTAAAAGACTATATGAGACTGCCATAAAACTAGAAGGTCTTCCTAGACATACGTCCACACATGCTGCAGGAGTTGTTATTAGTGAAGAACCTCTTACTAACTTGGTGCCAGTTCAAGAAGGACATAACGAAACCTATCTTACTCAATATTCAATGGACATTCTTGAGGAATTAGGACTGTTAAAAATGGATTTCCTCGGCTTGCGTAACTTAACGATTTTGGATAATATTCTATCCTACATTCGAAAAGAAACAGGGAAAAGGATCCAATTAAACAACATACCTTTCAATGACGCTAAGACATATGAACTATTGAGTAGCGGGGATACTACTGGGATTTTCCAATTGGAATCAGGAGGTATGAGAAAAGTTCTTGAAAATCTTGAGCCGACTAACATAGAAGACATTGTGGCTGTAAATGCACTCTATCGTCCTGGTCCAATGGAAAATATTCCAACTTATATAGAACGAAAACATGGTCGTGAACAGATTGTCTATCCGCATGAAGACTTGAAAGAAATATTAAAAACGACTTTTGGTGTAATTGTTTATCAGGAACAAATCATGCAAATCGCAGCTACTATGGCTGGTTTTTCATTAGGTGAAGCTGACCTTTTACGAAGGGCTGTTAGTAAAAAGAAGAAAGAAGTTCTTGATGAAGAAAGGGAACACTTTGTAAAGGGCTGCTTAAATAAGGGGTATACTCTTGAAACATCCCATTCAACCTATGATTTAATTGTCCGTTTTGCAAATTACGGATTTAACAGGAGTCATGCAGTTGCATACAGTATCATTTCCTATCAATTAGCCTATTTAAAAGCAAACTACCCACTCTATTTTACTGCAGCATTACTTACAAGTGTGATAGGAAATGAAGATAAGATTTTTCAGTACAGTAGAGAAGCAAAACAAAAAGGTATAAAACTATTACCTCCATCTATTAATAGCAGTAGTTTTCCTTTTACAGTGGAAAAAGGTTACATCAGGTTTAGTTTAGCAGCTATAAAAGGAGTAGGAGTTGCTGCACTAAGAGAAATACTTCAGGTGAGAAAGCAGAAAAGATATAGTGATCTTTTTGATTTTTGTATGAGGACTTCAACAAAAAACGTAAATAGAAAAACACTTGAAATGCTAATCTCTTCAGGAACTTTTGATGAATTTGGGGAGGACCGCGCAACGTTATTAGCGTCATTAGATTTAGCAATAGAACATGCAGAATTAGTTCGGCCAAGTGAAGATGGGCAATTCGACCTATTTATGAATGATGAATTTAATTTAAAGCCTAAATATATTAAAGTTGATCCATTTTCTCCGGAAACTAAACTGAAGTTTGAAAAAGAAGCACTTGGATTCTATTTATCAAGTCATCCGACTACCCCATACGAACCACTATTCAAAAAGATGCTTGCCAAACCTATTGTGGAGCTAGCTCCATCTAAGTTCGATACATCTGTGAAGCTAGGAGTTTATATAACAAATGAACGAACCATTCGTACAAAAAAAGGGGAAGTAATGGCATTCTTAACACTTAGTGATGAATCAGGAGAGATTGAAGCGGTTACTTTCCCAACTATTTATCGAAAGTTTTCTACCAAACTACAAAAAGGTACAGTAGTGTTAGTTGAAGGGAAAATCGAGTTAAGGGACCAAAGGCAGCAGTTAATCGTAAAAAATGTAGTATCTATTGAAGAACTAAAGTCAATGAAAGAAGAATCGTCCTCCTTGTATCTTAAAATTGAACCAATTCATAAAGAAGGATCTACTATACAAAATATACACGCGATTTTAAAAAAGTACCATGGTTCAACACCAGTCATCATCTATTATGTGGATGAGAAGAAAACATATAAGCTACAAAAGGATAGTTGGATAAATAGTAGTGAAGAGTGCCTTAATAGGTTAAAGGAATTAGTAGGAGAAAAAAATGTTGTATTAAAAAAACATTAA
- a CDS encoding YtrH family sporulation protein encodes MDLNDGFIPAFIQSYFIALGVLLGGALIGGIGAFLSGDAPLTYIFKFAGKLKIWALVAAIGGTFDAFNSFERGILEGQTKDIFKQSLLIISAMGGAQTGWMIIQWFTQEHVS; translated from the coding sequence TTGGATCTCAATGATGGTTTTATTCCAGCCTTTATTCAGAGCTATTTTATCGCGCTTGGTGTTTTATTAGGAGGAGCGCTAATTGGTGGAATTGGAGCTTTTTTATCAGGGGATGCCCCGTTGACTTATATTTTTAAATTTGCGGGTAAATTAAAAATCTGGGCGTTAGTTGCTGCCATTGGTGGAACCTTTGATGCATTTAACAGTTTCGAGCGAGGAATTCTTGAAGGACAAACGAAGGATATTTTCAAACAAAGCCTTTTAATCATTTCAGCGATGGGTGGAGCACAAACAGGTTGGATGATTATACAGTGGTTCACCCAGGAGCATGTATCATAA
- the ytrI gene encoding sporulation membrane protein YtrI: protein MDDYTVVHPGACIIMRIPPYYKKPGWQRFFAGVFMGALISWFVFLYMYGVLQEKQIQLLEEQIATIDDLKDQKKLLLEDYEKLNEQNKSKLKIQEIDIEFLDTRKIELAGLTIHQLKTAVKKDLNHLIAKDIETVSRNKELLRQTIENKVYEIDDKNYRLQVYTIYFDTTMEILLKIDLI from the coding sequence TTGGATGATTATACAGTGGTTCACCCAGGAGCATGTATCATAATGAGAATACCACCTTATTACAAAAAACCAGGATGGCAACGTTTTTTCGCAGGAGTTTTCATGGGTGCATTGATAAGCTGGTTCGTATTTTTGTATATGTATGGAGTCCTACAGGAAAAGCAAATCCAACTTTTGGAGGAACAGATCGCTACTATAGATGATTTAAAAGATCAAAAAAAATTACTTCTAGAGGACTATGAAAAGTTAAATGAACAAAATAAAAGTAAGCTTAAAATCCAAGAAATTGACATTGAATTTTTGGACACAAGGAAAATTGAGCTTGCCGGCCTAACCATCCATCAATTAAAAACAGCAGTAAAAAAAGACCTTAATCATCTTATTGCGAAAGACATTGAAACTGTCTCACGAAATAAAGAGCTATTACGACAAACTATAGAAAATAAGGTATATGAAATTGATGACAAAAATTATCGCCTTCAAGTTTATACCATTTACTTCGATACCACAATGGAGATATTACTAAAAATTGATTTAATCTAA
- the accD gene encoding acetyl-CoA carboxylase, carboxyltransferase subunit beta, which translates to MLKDIFVKKKKYASIPSEQAKQDVPEGIMTKCPNCKKIMYTKELNKNLRVCMNCDHHHMMNSHDRLQSLLDEGSFMEYDRELLSQNPLGFPDYLEKLEKDRKKARINEAVVTGEGKINGNKTVIAIMDSSFRMGSMGSVVGEKITRAIEKASELGVPFIIFTASGGARMQEGVLSLMQMAKTSSALKMHSDKGGLIISVMTHPTTGGVSASFASLGDYNFAEPGALIGFAGRRIIEQTIREDLPSDFQTAEFLLKHGQLDAVVHRQDLKETLANVLDIHQPGGELNW; encoded by the coding sequence TTGTTAAAAGATATATTTGTAAAGAAGAAAAAGTATGCTTCTATTCCATCTGAACAGGCAAAGCAAGATGTACCTGAAGGAATAATGACAAAATGTCCAAACTGCAAGAAGATCATGTATACTAAAGAATTAAATAAAAATTTGCGAGTGTGTATGAATTGTGACCATCATCATATGATGAATTCACATGACAGACTCCAAAGTTTACTAGATGAAGGTTCATTCATGGAATATGATAGAGAATTGCTCTCTCAAAATCCATTAGGATTTCCTGATTACCTTGAGAAACTTGAAAAAGATAGAAAAAAAGCTAGAATTAATGAGGCTGTTGTAACTGGTGAAGGTAAAATAAACGGTAACAAAACGGTTATTGCCATTATGGATTCAAGTTTTAGAATGGGGAGTATGGGTTCAGTAGTAGGAGAGAAAATTACGAGAGCCATTGAAAAAGCATCAGAATTAGGTGTGCCTTTTATTATCTTTACAGCCTCAGGCGGAGCGAGAATGCAGGAAGGCGTTTTAAGTTTAATGCAGATGGCAAAAACAAGTTCAGCGTTAAAAATGCATAGTGATAAGGGTGGATTAATCATTTCAGTTATGACTCACCCAACAACAGGTGGAGTTTCTGCTAGTTTTGCCTCTTTAGGAGATTACAATTTTGCAGAACCTGGTGCTTTAATAGGATTTGCAGGTAGAAGAATTATTGAACAAACGATTCGTGAAGATCTACCTTCTGATTTCCAAACTGCGGAGTTTCTTCTTAAGCATGGACAATTGGATGCAGTTGTTCATCGTCAGGATTTGAAAGAAACACTTGCTAATGTACTAGATATACACCAACCTGGAGGTGAGTTGAATTGGTAG
- the pfkA gene encoding 6-phosphofructokinase, which yields MKKIGVLTSGGDSPGMNAAIRAVVRKAIFHNIEVYGVYQGYQGLINGQIKKLELGSVGDIIHRGGTMLYTSRSEEFKTAEGRQKGIEQLKSLGIEGLVVIGGDGSYRGAKKLTEHGFPCVGVPGTIDNDIPGTDFTIGFDTALNTVIDAIDKIRDTATSHERTYVIEVMGRHAGDIALWSGLAGGAETILIPEADYDMNDVVSRLKRGHDRGKKHSIIIVAEGVGSGVDFAKELTEATQLETRVSVLGYIQRGGSPTAFDRVLASRLGARAVELLIEGKGGRSVGIENNKLVDYDILEILERPHKIEENMYQLSKELSI from the coding sequence ATGAAAAAAATTGGTGTACTAACTAGTGGTGGAGATTCGCCAGGAATGAATGCAGCAATTAGGGCTGTTGTTCGTAAAGCAATTTTTCATAACATTGAAGTATACGGTGTATACCAGGGGTATCAAGGATTAATAAACGGTCAAATTAAAAAGCTTGAACTTGGTTCCGTAGGTGATATAATCCATCGTGGTGGTACTATGCTATATACATCCCGATCTGAAGAGTTTAAAACAGCAGAGGGCAGGCAAAAAGGAATTGAACAACTAAAAAGCCTTGGCATAGAAGGACTAGTTGTAATTGGTGGAGACGGTTCTTATCGTGGCGCAAAAAAACTAACAGAACATGGATTTCCATGTGTTGGTGTACCTGGAACAATTGATAATGATATTCCAGGAACTGACTTTACGATTGGTTTTGATACTGCGCTTAATACAGTAATTGATGCAATTGATAAAATTCGCGACACGGCTACATCTCATGAGCGTACATATGTTATTGAAGTTATGGGTCGACATGCTGGGGATATTGCACTTTGGTCAGGTTTGGCAGGAGGTGCTGAAACAATTCTTATCCCTGAAGCTGATTATGATATGAATGATGTAGTTTCTCGTTTAAAAAGAGGACATGATAGAGGTAAGAAACATAGTATAATTATTGTTGCTGAAGGTGTTGGAAGTGGAGTAGACTTTGCCAAAGAGTTAACCGAAGCAACTCAATTAGAGACGAGAGTCAGTGTGCTTGGCTATATTCAACGTGGTGGTTCACCTACTGCATTTGACCGTGTTCTAGCTAGCCGTTTAGGTGCTCGAGCTGTAGAGTTATTAATAGAAGGTAAAGGTGGACGCTCTGTAGGTATCGAGAATAATAAGCTGGTTGACTATGATATTCTAGAAATTCTTGAAAGACCACATAAGATTGAGGAAAATATGTATCAATTATCAAAAGAATTGTCTATTTAG
- a CDS encoding FadR/GntR family transcriptional regulator has product MTSSNSKVYIEILKQIRSIIVADGLVAGDKIPSERELSERLKAGRSSVREALRSLELLGIIETRRGEGTFIKNFGDHQLVQILGTYILEDVKVKKDLIETKYLIERDSIVLACERMSEKQLQSLSELINTTEFTRHEFFSGVVKGINNSLFLRLWQVISEYFLVLQVQDPTKNNKSLYQELLDAFSSKNVEKALHIYEKLAIKEIVE; this is encoded by the coding sequence GTGACCTCTTCAAATTCGAAGGTATATATTGAAATATTAAAACAAATACGTTCTATCATTGTGGCAGACGGACTTGTTGCCGGAGATAAAATTCCGTCCGAACGAGAGCTATCCGAACGCTTAAAGGCTGGAAGATCTTCTGTACGAGAAGCATTACGTTCTCTGGAACTCCTAGGTATTATTGAGACAAGAAGAGGAGAAGGCACTTTTATAAAAAATTTTGGAGACCACCAGCTTGTTCAAATATTAGGCACGTATATATTAGAAGATGTAAAAGTTAAAAAAGATTTAATTGAAACAAAGTATTTAATTGAACGTGATAGTATTGTTTTAGCCTGCGAGAGAATGAGCGAGAAGCAATTACAAAGTCTTAGTGAACTTATTAATACGACAGAATTTACACGTCATGAGTTTTTTAGCGGAGTGGTAAAGGGAATTAATAACAGTTTATTTCTACGACTTTGGCAAGTGATTAGTGAGTATTTCCTAGTGCTACAAGTCCAAGACCCTACTAAAAATAATAAATCACTCTATCAAGAACTACTTGATGCTTTTTCTTCAAAAAATGTGGAAAAAGCATTACATATCTATGAAAAGCTCGCAATTAAAGAAATTGTCGAATAA
- a CDS encoding YtpI family protein — MPIFVILIIFSLSFYIFYKAKYFRTKRPVEKRWVSAKSSIALGLFVLFFAINQFFLHTSTVSTVVGIVFLLVGGGSIWAGYRAYKYYLPLAIEEANQAK; from the coding sequence ATGCCTATTTTTGTTATACTAATTATATTCTCTTTATCTTTTTATATCTTCTATAAAGCTAAATATTTCCGTACAAAGCGTCCGGTTGAAAAGCGCTGGGTATCAGCGAAGTCAAGCATTGCTTTAGGATTATTTGTGTTATTCTTTGCAATTAACCAGTTTTTCCTTCATACCTCGACGGTTTCTACTGTTGTAGGAATTGTGTTCTTACTTGTAGGTGGGGGAAGTATATGGGCTGGCTATCGAGCTTACAAATACTATTTACCATTAGCGATTGAAGAAGCAAACCAAGCTAAATAA
- a CDS encoding DHH family phosphoesterase, which translates to MKDKILEAIKQFDTIIIHRHVRPDPDAYGSQGGLAEMLKASYPDKNVLIAGENEDSLAFLNKMDTISDEEYEGALVIVCDTANQERICDQRYGLGELLIKIDHHPNDDQYGDVIWVDTNASSSSEMIYELYLHGKQQGLHLNTNAARLIYAGIVGDTGRFLFPSTNPKTFKYAGELVEYNFLFSVLYENLYSTKPNVASLSGYILQNFTLTPTGVASVIIKDEMLKKYNVKPTEASQLVSILGNIEGIKAWVFFVEEEDQIRVRLRSKGPVINQVARRYNGGGHPLAAGASIYSWDEAEQVVRDLEEICSND; encoded by the coding sequence ATGAAAGATAAAATTTTAGAGGCTATTAAGCAATTTGATACAATTATTATTCATCGTCATGTGCGCCCGGACCCTGATGCATATGGTTCGCAGGGTGGGTTAGCAGAGATGCTAAAAGCATCCTATCCTGATAAGAATGTTCTTATAGCAGGAGAAAATGAAGACTCACTAGCATTTTTAAACAAAATGGATACTATTTCGGATGAAGAGTACGAAGGTGCTTTAGTAATTGTGTGTGATACAGCTAATCAAGAACGAATTTGTGATCAACGCTATGGCTTAGGGGAGTTATTAATTAAAATTGACCATCATCCAAATGACGATCAATACGGAGATGTAATTTGGGTAGATACGAATGCAAGTTCATCGAGTGAAATGATCTATGAGCTATATTTACATGGAAAACAACAAGGTCTTCACTTAAATACAAATGCAGCAAGATTAATATATGCTGGTATCGTAGGTGATACGGGCAGGTTTCTATTTCCAAGTACAAATCCTAAAACGTTCAAATATGCAGGAGAATTAGTTGAATATAACTTTTTATTTTCAGTTTTATATGAAAATCTATATAGTACTAAACCGAATGTAGCTTCCTTAAGTGGTTATATTTTGCAGAATTTCACCCTTACTCCAACAGGTGTGGCATCAGTCATAATTAAGGATGAAATGCTAAAAAAATATAATGTCAAACCAACAGAAGCTTCTCAACTGGTAAGTATCTTAGGAAATATTGAGGGAATTAAGGCATGGGTCTTTTTTGTAGAAGAGGAAGATCAAATCAGAGTAAGATTACGCTCAAAAGGGCCTGTTATAAATCAAGTGGCTAGGCGATATAATGGTGGGGGACATCCTTTAGCGGCAGGAGCTTCAATTTATTCATGGGATGAAGCGGAGCAAGTCGTGAGAGACTTAGAAGAAATCTGTAGTAACGATTAA
- a CDS encoding NAD(P)-dependent malic enzyme, translating to MTLREEALHMHLVNKGKLESKSKVPVRNAKDLSLAYSPGVAEPCKAIYDDKNKVYDYTMKGNMVAVVSDGTAVLGLGNIGPEAALPVMEGKAVLFKSFAGVDAFPICLNTTDIDKIVETVKLLEPTFGGVNLEDIAAPNCFVVEERLKKETNIPIFHDDQHGTAIVTVAGLVNALKLVDKKMSEIKVVANGAGAAGIAIIKLLYRYGVRDIIMCDTKGAIYEGRPYGMNSVKEEVAKYTNNARAEGSLQDVIKDADVFIGVSVEGALTAEMVSSMNSDPVIFAMANPNPEIMPEEAKAAGAKVVGTGRSDFPNQVNNVLAFPGIFRGALDVRATHINEQMKIAAVEAIASLVSEEELSPDYVIPAPFDARVAPAVAAGVARAAMETGVARIVVDPEDVAEKTRKLSIIGKGE from the coding sequence ATGACCCTACGTGAAGAAGCATTACATATGCACCTAGTAAATAAAGGGAAGTTAGAATCAAAATCAAAAGTTCCTGTTAGAAATGCAAAGGATTTAAGTTTAGCCTACTCACCTGGAGTGGCCGAGCCTTGTAAAGCAATCTATGATGATAAAAATAAGGTTTATGATTATACAATGAAAGGTAATATGGTAGCCGTTGTTTCTGATGGAACTGCCGTATTAGGCCTTGGCAACATAGGACCAGAGGCAGCTCTTCCGGTTATGGAAGGTAAAGCAGTGTTGTTTAAGAGCTTTGCTGGTGTTGATGCATTTCCTATCTGTCTAAATACTACAGACATAGATAAAATTGTCGAAACTGTAAAATTACTAGAACCAACATTTGGTGGAGTGAATTTAGAAGATATTGCTGCACCTAATTGTTTTGTTGTTGAAGAACGATTAAAGAAAGAAACAAATATCCCAATCTTCCACGATGATCAACATGGTACTGCAATCGTTACAGTTGCTGGACTAGTGAATGCATTAAAATTAGTTGATAAAAAGATGTCTGAAATTAAAGTAGTAGCAAACGGTGCTGGTGCAGCAGGAATCGCTATTATCAAGCTTTTATATCGTTATGGTGTAAGAGATATTATTATGTGTGATACTAAAGGAGCTATCTACGAAGGCAGACCGTACGGAATGAATTCAGTTAAAGAAGAAGTAGCTAAATATACAAACAATGCACGAGCAGAAGGTTCGCTGCAAGATGTAATAAAGGATGCAGACGTATTTATCGGGGTTTCTGTGGAAGGAGCACTTACTGCAGAAATGGTTTCAAGTATGAATTCGGATCCAGTTATTTTTGCAATGGCTAATCCAAACCCTGAAATTATGCCAGAAGAAGCAAAGGCTGCAGGTGCTAAAGTTGTGGGGACAGGTCGTTCAGATTTTCCAAACCAAGTAAACAATGTTTTAGCGTTCCCGGGTATTTTTAGAGGTGCACTCGATGTTCGTGCAACTCATATTAATGAACAGATGAAAATTGCTGCTGTTGAAGCAATTGCGAGCTTAGTCTCTGAGGAAGAGTTAAGTCCGGATTATGTTATTCCTGCCCCATTCGATGCTCGTGTTGCCCCGGCAGTAGCTGCAGGAGTAGCAAGAGCTGCAATGGAAACAGGAGTTGCAAGAATAGTAGTGGACCCTGAAGATGTGGCAGAAAAAACACGTAAATTATCTATTATAGGTAAAGGCGAGTGA
- the accA gene encoding acetyl-CoA carboxylase carboxyl transferase subunit alpha, producing the protein MVGELEFERPVIELRKKISELREFTKNTDVDLTDELEKLEGRLAKLENEIYGNMKPWDRVQIARHPERPTSLDYIKRLFTNFLECHGDRYYGDDEAIVSGIAKYHGLPVTIIGHQRGKDTKENIRRNFGMPHPEGYRKALRLMKQAEKFNRPIICFIDTKGAYPGKAAEERGQSEAIAKNLFEMAGLTVPVVCIVIGEGGSGGALALGVGNHIHMLENSTYSVISPEGAAALLWKDASLAKKAAETMKITAPDLKELGVIDEIIPEVKGGAHKDVETQTAHIDRVLRESLSLLTKMGKVELVKHRYEKFKSIGEFQSTNDYIGVQ; encoded by the coding sequence TTGGTAGGAGAATTGGAATTTGAACGTCCGGTTATAGAATTAAGGAAAAAAATCTCAGAGTTAAGAGAGTTTACGAAAAATACAGATGTAGATTTAACGGATGAGTTAGAGAAGCTAGAAGGTAGACTAGCAAAATTAGAAAACGAGATTTATGGAAACATGAAGCCGTGGGACAGAGTTCAAATAGCACGACATCCAGAACGTCCTACCTCTCTCGACTATATTAAGCGACTGTTTACGAATTTTTTAGAATGTCATGGGGACCGCTACTATGGAGATGATGAAGCAATTGTTAGTGGAATTGCAAAGTATCATGGTCTTCCTGTTACAATAATTGGTCACCAACGTGGGAAAGACACGAAGGAAAACATTCGTCGCAATTTTGGAATGCCTCACCCAGAGGGGTATCGTAAGGCTCTTCGTTTAATGAAACAAGCGGAAAAGTTTAACCGCCCTATCATTTGTTTTATTGACACTAAGGGTGCATATCCTGGGAAGGCAGCAGAAGAGCGTGGTCAAAGTGAAGCGATAGCAAAAAATCTATTTGAAATGGCCGGTCTAACCGTTCCAGTTGTATGCATTGTAATAGGTGAAGGTGGAAGTGGTGGAGCTTTAGCGTTAGGAGTTGGGAATCATATACATATGCTAGAGAATTCCACTTATTCTGTTATTTCTCCAGAAGGTGCAGCTGCATTACTTTGGAAAGATGCTAGTTTAGCAAAGAAAGCAGCAGAGACGATGAAAATTACAGCTCCAGATTTAAAAGAGCTTGGAGTAATTGATGAAATTATCCCTGAGGTTAAAGGTGGAGCTCATAAGGATGTTGAAACACAAACTGCACATATTGACCGTGTATTGAGAGAGTCACTTTCATTATTAACTAAAATGGGGAAGGTTGAATTAGTTAAACATCGTTATGAAAAGTTTAAATCGATTGGTGAATTTCAGAGTACGAATGATTATATAGGTGTACAGTAA